From Erythrolamprus reginae isolate rEryReg1 unplaced genomic scaffold, rEryReg1.hap1 scaffold_351, whole genome shotgun sequence, a single genomic window includes:
- the LOC139156153 gene encoding lissencephaly-1 homolog: MELESKLNEAKEEFTSGGPLGQKRDPKEWIPRPPEKYALSGHRSPVTRVIFHPVFSVMVSASEDATIKVWDYETGDFERTLKGHTDSVQDISFDHSGKLLASCSADMTIKLWDFQGFECIRTMHGHDHNVSSVAIMPNGDYIVSASRDKTIKMWEIQTGYCVKTFTGHREWVRMVRPNQDGTLIASCSNDQTVRVWVVATKECKAELREHEHVVECISWAPESSYSTISEATGSE; the protein is encoded by the exons ATGGAATTAGAATCCAAATTAAATGAAGCTAAAGAAGAATTTACATCAGGTGGGCCTCTTGGTCAGAAGCGAGATCCTAAAGAATGGATTCCCCGTCCTCCAGAGAAGTATGCATTAAGTGGGCACAGAAGTCCAGTCACAAGAGTAATTTTCCATCCAGTTTTCAGTGTTATGGTCTCTGCTTCAGAGGATGCTACAATAAAG GTATGGGATTATGAGACAGGTGATTTTGAACGAACCCTGAAAGGCCACACAGATTCTGTGCAGGATATTTCCTTCGACCATAGTGGCAAGCTACTGGCCTCTTGTTCTGCAGATATGACCATTAAGCTATGGGATTTCCAAGGCTTTGAGTGCATCAGAACTATGCATG gACATGATCATAATGTTTCTTCAGTAGCCATCATGCCCAATGGGGATTATATAGTATCTGCTTCGAGGGATAAAACCATCAAAATGTGGGAAATTCAAACAGG CTACTGTGTGAAGACTTTCACGGGGCATCGAGAATGGGTCCGCATGGTACGACCTAACCAAGATGGCACGCTGATTGCCAGCTGTTCTAATGACCAGACCGTGCGTGTCTGGGTGGTAGCAACAAAGGAGTGCAAAGCTGAACTTAGAGAACATGAGCATGTAGTAGAGTGTATTTCCTGGGCTCCCGAGAGCTCTTATTCCACCATATCGGAAGCCACAGGATCTGAG